The following proteins are encoded in a genomic region of Solidesulfovibrio fructosivorans JJ]:
- a CDS encoding SAM-dependent methyltransferase encodes MSLRIGELARKSGLTVRTLHHYDAIGLLTPSGRSDAGYRLYDRKDVMRLHAIQALKSFGCSLAEIGQALSRGKPELPDILDRQVRALDAQARRAIALKDRLARLRERMRNKEGTDVDDWLEALGMLHVYRQYFSEEELMRLRQGRDKDAWRELAGRVDAAVSAGQEPDAAEARELVRDIIGQAGRTAEGDPVLLVKMRGLLDREERVRATVGFSQAALAWIDAAVAAYRRDCRPAVPSGTALGVATLRAAHQLLDDPPVFVDPLALAMVGPGREAVIRNDPARFAAGTLPGLRASVAVRARCVEDAWAAARARGLGQYVILGAGFDTFAYRTADRDSRIFEVDHPGTQAKKRQRLAEAGIAAPENLVFVPLDFERRTLAEALDAAGFRRDEPAFFSWPGVTMYLPEATVLETLAVLSVMVAGSEVLFDYAADPETLSEAERKGREAIMDRAAAGGEPWKSCFEPADLADRLARMGFVVIEDLGGAELTRRYLAGRSDGLRKSGVSRIVHVTIPRSS; translated from the coding sequence ATGTCGCTTCGCATCGGCGAACTCGCCAGGAAATCGGGACTGACCGTGCGCACCCTGCACCACTACGACGCCATCGGGCTTTTGACCCCGTCGGGCCGCAGCGACGCGGGTTATCGCCTTTATGACAGGAAGGACGTCATGCGCCTGCATGCCATCCAGGCGCTCAAGTCGTTCGGCTGTTCCCTGGCCGAGATCGGCCAGGCGTTGTCCCGGGGCAAACCGGAGCTGCCCGACATCCTGGATCGGCAGGTACGGGCCCTCGACGCCCAGGCCAGGCGGGCGATCGCGCTTAAGGACCGGCTGGCGCGGCTGCGGGAACGGATGCGCAACAAGGAAGGCACGGACGTCGACGACTGGCTGGAGGCGCTCGGGATGCTGCATGTGTATCGCCAATATTTTTCCGAGGAGGAGCTTATGCGGCTGCGACAGGGACGGGACAAGGACGCCTGGCGGGAACTGGCCGGCCGGGTCGATGCGGCCGTGTCCGCTGGGCAGGAGCCGGATGCGGCCGAGGCCCGGGAGCTGGTTCGGGACATCATTGGCCAGGCCGGCAGGACGGCCGAGGGCGATCCGGTGCTGCTGGTCAAAATGCGCGGCCTGCTCGACCGCGAGGAGCGGGTGCGGGCGACGGTGGGGTTTTCGCAGGCCGCCTTGGCCTGGATCGACGCGGCCGTGGCCGCCTATCGCCGCGACTGCCGGCCCGCCGTGCCCTCGGGTACGGCCCTGGGCGTGGCCACGCTGCGGGCGGCGCATCAGCTGCTCGACGATCCGCCGGTCTTTGTCGATCCTCTCGCCCTGGCCATGGTGGGGCCGGGGCGGGAGGCGGTCATCCGCAACGATCCGGCACGGTTCGCGGCCGGGACTCTGCCCGGGCTTCGGGCCTCGGTCGCGGTGCGCGCCCGCTGCGTCGAGGACGCCTGGGCGGCGGCCAGGGCCCGGGGATTGGGCCAATACGTGATTCTCGGGGCCGGGTTCGACACCTTCGCCTACCGCACGGCGGACCGGGACAGCCGGATTTTCGAAGTTGACCATCCCGGGACCCAGGCGAAAAAACGCCAACGGTTGGCCGAGGCGGGCATCGCCGCGCCGGAAAATCTCGTGTTCGTTCCCCTGGATTTCGAGCGGCGAACCTTGGCCGAGGCCCTGGACGCGGCCGGGTTTCGCCGGGACGAGCCGGCTTTTTTTTCCTGGCCGGGCGTCACCATGTACCTGCCCGAAGCGACGGTGCTCGAAACATTGGCCGTCCTTTCCGTGATGGTGGCGGGCTCCGAGGTTCTCTTCGACTACGCGGCCGACCCGGAGACGCTGTCCGAGGCCGAACGTAAGGGCCGCGAGGCGATCATGGACCGGGCTGCGGCCGGGGGAGAGCCGTGGAAATCCTGTTTCGAACCGGCGGACCTGGCCGACAGGCTTGCCCGGATGGGGTTCGTGGTTATCGAAGACCTTGGCGGCGCGGAACTGACGCGGCGCTATCTGGCCGGGCGGAGCGACGGCCTGCGAAAATCGGGTGTAAGCCGTATTGTGCACGTCACTATCCCCCGATCTTCCTGA
- a CDS encoding MdtA/MuxA family multidrug efflux RND transporter periplasmic adaptor subunit → MPLRTDGRAARGPLKLLALVALLALAAGALWRLDEGSGEARPPGPPPGMSMAVTVTTAAARLGDAPVTLSGIGTVTPLRTVTVKSRVDGELTKVLFKEGQQVKAGELLAQIDPRPFIAQRDQYEGQLAKDTALLQNARADLARYTNLVQKDMLAGQTKDTQASLVRQYEGAVRSDKAQIDNVNLQIEYSRITAPISGRVGLRQIDPGNMIHATDSSGLCVITQMTPISVLFTLPEDQLPAVRKRLRAGEKLSVAAYDRTMSEKLAEGTLETTDNQIDTATGTVKLRAIFPNADETLFPNQFVNAELLLEKKQGVVLLPASAVLRGPKGAHVFVVGKDNTVSDRAVTTDMTVGTNLVIASGLSAGETVVVEGADRLRDGAKVVIKNPGSAAADKS, encoded by the coding sequence ATGCCTCTACGTACCGACGGTCGGGCCGCGCGCGGGCCCCTCAAATTGCTGGCTCTGGTCGCGCTTCTGGCGCTGGCCGCGGGGGCGCTTTGGCGCCTGGACGAAGGCTCGGGCGAGGCCAGGCCTCCGGGACCGCCGCCCGGGATGTCCATGGCGGTGACCGTGACCACGGCCGCGGCCAGGCTCGGCGACGCGCCCGTGACCCTCTCCGGCATCGGCACGGTCACGCCGCTTAGAACCGTCACGGTCAAAAGCCGGGTGGACGGCGAGCTGACCAAGGTGCTGTTCAAGGAAGGCCAGCAGGTCAAGGCCGGCGAATTGCTGGCCCAGATCGACCCGCGCCCCTTTATCGCCCAGCGCGATCAGTACGAAGGCCAGTTGGCCAAGGACACGGCCCTGCTGCAAAACGCCCGGGCCGATCTGGCGCGCTACACCAATCTGGTCCAAAAGGACATGCTGGCCGGCCAGACCAAGGACACCCAGGCGTCGCTGGTGCGCCAGTACGAGGGCGCGGTGCGCTCGGACAAGGCCCAGATCGACAACGTCAATCTCCAGATCGAGTACAGTCGCATCACGGCCCCGATTTCCGGCCGGGTGGGCCTGCGCCAGATCGACCCCGGCAACATGATCCATGCCACGGATTCCTCCGGGCTTTGCGTCATCACCCAGATGACGCCCATAAGCGTGCTGTTCACCCTGCCCGAGGACCAGCTTCCGGCCGTGCGCAAGCGCCTGCGCGCCGGGGAAAAGCTGTCCGTGGCCGCCTATGACCGCACCATGAGCGAGAAGCTGGCCGAGGGCACGCTCGAGACCACGGACAACCAGATCGACACCGCCACGGGCACGGTCAAGCTGCGGGCCATATTCCCCAATGCCGACGAGACGCTTTTTCCCAACCAGTTCGTCAACGCCGAGCTGCTCCTGGAAAAGAAGCAGGGCGTGGTCCTGCTGCCGGCTTCGGCCGTACTGCGCGGCCCCAAGGGGGCGCATGTGTTCGTGGTCGGCAAGGACAATACCGTCAGCGACCGCGCCGTGACCACGGACATGACCGTGGGCACGAACCTCGTGATCGCTTCCGGGCTCAGCGCGGGCGAGACGGTCGTGGTCGAGGGCGCGGACAGGCTGCGCGACGGCGCGAAAGTGGTCATCAAGAATCCGGGCAGCGCGGCGGCCGACAAATCATGA